In Streptomyces sp. NBC_01707, a genomic segment contains:
- a CDS encoding 3-hydroxyacyl-CoA dehydrogenase NAD-binding domain-containing protein, which produces MSSTTELLKGAAELFPGEVVTQAHVRHLDLPAGAGRFALITLDNGLDHTKPTTFGPQSLANLNAAIDQVEKEAAEGAIAGIGITGKPFIFAVGADLKGVELLKKHDDALAIGKGGHDVFRRLSGLAVPTFAYYNGAAMGGGVEVGLHCSYRTVSKALPAFSLPEVFLGLVPGWGGCALLPNLIGADRAVSVIIENSLNQNRQLKGKQVFELGIADALFEGADFLEQSLIWTADVLNGTVTVERPDVDRGDAWDQAVARGKAIADSKVHGAAPAAYRALEIIAAAKDGDLSAGFDAEDQALADLIMGGELRSGIYAFNLVQKRAKRPAGAPDKSLARPVTKVGVVGAGLMASQLALLFLRRLEVPVVLTDIDQERVDKGVGYVHAEIEKLLGKGRINQDKANRLKALVSGVLDKAEGFSDADFIIEAVFEEIGVKQQVFAEVEAVAPAHAILATNTSSLSVTEMASKLQHPERVVGFHFFNPVAILPLLEIVRGEKTDDASLATAFGVARKLKKTAVLVKDAPAFVVNRILTRFMGEIQNVIDEGTPVEVAEKAIEPLGLPMSPLVLLELVGPAIGLHVSETLNRAFPERFTVSENLAAVVKAGKRGFYVYDSGKPELDPEVAALLKQGDVVLSEEQVRDRVLDAVAQEIGLMLDEGVVAEAQDIDLCLITGAGWPFHLGGITPYLDREGVSERVNGKKFLAQGVASVPA; this is translated from the coding sequence ATGAGCTCCACCACTGAGCTTCTGAAGGGCGCAGCCGAGCTGTTCCCGGGCGAGGTCGTCACGCAGGCGCACGTACGCCACCTCGACCTGCCGGCGGGCGCGGGCAGGTTCGCCCTCATCACGCTGGACAACGGCCTGGACCACACCAAGCCGACCACCTTCGGACCGCAGTCGCTGGCAAACCTGAACGCCGCCATCGACCAGGTCGAGAAGGAGGCCGCCGAGGGCGCGATCGCCGGTATCGGCATCACCGGCAAGCCGTTCATCTTCGCCGTCGGCGCCGACCTCAAGGGCGTCGAGCTGCTGAAGAAGCACGACGACGCGCTCGCCATCGGCAAGGGCGGCCACGACGTCTTCCGGCGCCTCTCCGGCCTCGCGGTCCCGACGTTCGCGTACTACAACGGCGCGGCGATGGGCGGCGGTGTCGAGGTCGGTCTGCACTGCTCGTACCGCACCGTCTCCAAGGCACTGCCCGCGTTCTCGCTGCCCGAGGTCTTCCTCGGTCTGGTCCCGGGCTGGGGCGGCTGCGCCCTGCTGCCGAACCTGATCGGCGCCGACCGCGCGGTCTCGGTGATCATCGAGAACTCGCTGAACCAGAACCGTCAGCTCAAGGGCAAGCAGGTCTTCGAGCTCGGGATCGCCGATGCCCTCTTCGAAGGCGCCGACTTCCTGGAGCAGTCGCTGATCTGGACCGCCGACGTGCTGAACGGCACGGTCACGGTGGAGCGCCCCGACGTCGACCGCGGTGACGCCTGGGACCAGGCCGTCGCCCGTGGCAAGGCCATCGCCGACTCCAAGGTGCACGGCGCCGCCCCGGCCGCGTACCGCGCGCTGGAGATCATCGCCGCGGCGAAGGACGGCGACCTGAGCGCCGGTTTCGACGCCGAGGACCAGGCCCTCGCGGACCTGATCATGGGCGGCGAGCTGCGCTCCGGGATCTACGCCTTCAACCTGGTCCAGAAGCGCGCCAAGCGCCCGGCCGGTGCCCCGGACAAGAGCCTGGCCCGCCCGGTCACCAAGGTCGGCGTCGTCGGCGCCGGTCTGATGGCCTCGCAGCTGGCGCTGCTCTTCCTGCGCCGCCTGGAGGTGCCGGTCGTCCTGACCGACATCGACCAGGAGCGCGTCGACAAGGGCGTGGGCTACGTCCACGCCGAGATCGAGAAGCTGCTGGGCAAGGGCCGGATCAACCAGGACAAGGCCAACCGCCTCAAGGCTCTGGTCTCCGGTGTGCTGGACAAGGCCGAGGGCTTCTCCGACGCCGACTTCATCATCGAGGCCGTCTTCGAGGAGATCGGCGTCAAGCAGCAGGTGTTCGCGGAGGTCGAGGCGGTCGCCCCGGCGCACGCGATCCTCGCCACCAACACCTCGTCCCTCTCGGTCACCGAGATGGCGTCGAAGCTGCAGCACCCCGAGCGGGTCGTCGGCTTCCACTTCTTCAACCCGGTCGCGATCCTCCCGCTGCTGGAGATCGTGCGCGGCGAGAAGACCGACGACGCCTCGCTGGCCACGGCGTTCGGCGTGGCGCGGAAGCTGAAGAAGACCGCGGTGCTGGTGAAGGACGCCCCGGCGTTCGTCGTCAACCGCATCCTCACCCGCTTCATGGGCGAGATCCAGAACGTCATCGACGAGGGCACCCCGGTCGAGGTCGCCGAGAAGGCCATCGAGCCCCTCGGTCTGCCGATGTCCCCGCTGGTCCTCCTCGAGCTGGTCGGCCCGGCCATCGGCCTGCATGTCTCCGAGACCCTGAACCGCGCCTTCCCGGAGCGTTTCACCGTCTCCGAGAACCTCGCGGCGGTCGTCAAGGCCGGCAAGCGCGGCTTCTACGTGTACGACTCCGGCAAGCCGGAGCTCGACCCGGAGGTCGCGGCTCTCCTCAAGCAGGGCGACGTCGTCCTGTCCGAGGAGCAGGTCCGCGACCGCGTCCTGGACGCGGTGGCGCAGGAGATCGGTCTGATGCTGGACGAGGGCGTCGTCGCCGAGGCCCAGGACATCGACCTCTGCCTGATCACCGGTGCGGGCTGGCCCTTCCACCTGGGCGGCATCACGCCGTACCTGGACCGTGAGGGCGTCTCGGAGCGGGTCAACGGCAAGAAGTTCCTGGCGCAGGGCGTGGCGAGCGTTCCGGCGTAA
- a CDS encoding phosphodiester glycosidase family protein, whose protein sequence is MNGRWSVRAAALAIASLLVACSVQSGSDAESSDRDGDVPAHTPSPSATAPSTQPLPDGVSFTQAIRTLKDGSPVRTSVLTVARSAPVDLEAVHGGSVASTDTVRDLARRAGAVAAVNGTFFDSDAERYKGDPLGLYVSRGTLLSEATGGRTALILPGAGGRPRITELRSATRVASSDGARAVVDGIDRVPGRIVGCGGVGGDRLTDTGAPTTASLPGRICEDPDEIVEFTAGWGTTTPYAGPGGVEVILDARSTVTDVRSPAGGAVPDGGRTLVGTGSGADWLRAHARPGRTLTMSSVLTDVHGVRVRGDGASVFGAGPALVRSGRAWINAAANGVSEGAVRSRAPRTVAGVRADGTLLLVVFDGRRPGVSEGVTLPEAAGVLLSLGAVDAMNLDGGGSSTMVVRDRVRNSPSDPGRTDDRRQRKVSNAIAVVPRKGR, encoded by the coding sequence ATGAACGGACGGTGGTCCGTACGAGCCGCGGCACTGGCTATCGCGTCACTGCTGGTCGCATGCAGCGTCCAGTCGGGCTCCGATGCGGAAAGCAGTGACCGGGACGGAGACGTACCCGCGCATACCCCGTCCCCGTCCGCCACGGCCCCGTCCACCCAACCCCTGCCCGACGGCGTCTCGTTCACCCAGGCCATCCGGACGCTGAAAGACGGAAGTCCGGTACGGACGAGTGTGCTGACGGTGGCTCGGAGCGCACCCGTGGACCTTGAGGCGGTGCACGGCGGCTCGGTCGCGTCGACCGACACCGTCCGCGACCTCGCACGCCGAGCGGGTGCGGTCGCGGCTGTCAACGGCACGTTCTTCGACTCGGACGCCGAGCGCTACAAGGGCGATCCTCTCGGCCTCTACGTATCCCGCGGCACCCTGTTGAGCGAGGCCACGGGCGGCCGCACCGCGCTGATCCTTCCGGGCGCCGGAGGACGTCCCCGCATCACCGAGCTGCGCTCCGCCACCCGGGTCGCCTCCTCCGACGGCGCACGCGCCGTCGTGGACGGTATCGACCGGGTTCCGGGTCGGATCGTCGGCTGTGGGGGAGTGGGTGGCGACCGGCTTACCGACACCGGCGCGCCGACAACGGCATCGCTCCCGGGGCGGATCTGCGAGGACCCCGACGAGATCGTCGAATTCACCGCGGGGTGGGGGACGACGACACCGTACGCGGGCCCGGGCGGCGTCGAGGTGATCCTCGACGCGCGGTCGACGGTGACCGACGTACGCAGCCCCGCGGGGGGCGCCGTGCCGGATGGCGGACGGACGCTCGTGGGCACCGGCTCAGGGGCCGACTGGCTGCGCGCGCACGCACGGCCGGGGCGGACTCTCACCATGTCGTCCGTGCTGACCGATGTGCACGGAGTACGGGTCCGCGGGGACGGGGCGTCAGTCTTCGGGGCCGGCCCGGCGCTGGTCCGATCCGGCCGTGCCTGGATCAATGCCGCAGCAAACGGCGTCTCCGAAGGGGCTGTGCGCAGCCGCGCACCCCGCACGGTCGCCGGAGTCCGTGCGGATGGCACGCTGCTGCTCGTCGTGTTCGACGGGCGAAGGCCGGGCGTCAGCGAGGGTGTGACCCTGCCGGAGGCAGCGGGGGTGCTGCTTTCCCTCGGCGCGGTCGACGCGATGAATCTCGACGGGGGCGGCTCGAGCACGATGGTGGTCCGGGACCGGGTGCGCAACAGTCCTTCGGACCCGGGCCGTACCGACGACCGGCGTCAGCGGAAGGTGTCCAACGCCATCGCGGTCGTCCCCCGAAAGGGCCGCTGA
- a CDS encoding rhamnogalacturonan acetylesterase, which produces MRHVRVFLAGDSSVTSRPRSMAPMTGWGQVLQIFIQNAEVVNAARAGASSRSFVERGRLDWILENIAPGDLLLVSFGLIDMKPGDGRFTEPFGDYQWYLRKYVLGARARGAHPVLVTSHERRVFDDHGNMRRPLGLYPTAMRELAAGMSVPLIDLNEWSVNWWRQAGAEGTKQLFLYTEPGEEPNFPEGIADNTHLRGHGAMECARFVASEMCANGVLTPNHFRNLEAKIPESVVEFLDDDVFEKLTKSRVGGRVASAEMSEALL; this is translated from the coding sequence ATGCGGCATGTGAGGGTCTTTCTGGCGGGCGACTCCAGTGTGACCAGCCGCCCGCGCAGCATGGCGCCGATGACCGGCTGGGGCCAGGTGCTCCAGATCTTCATCCAGAACGCCGAGGTGGTGAACGCCGCCCGCGCGGGTGCGAGCTCGCGCAGCTTCGTGGAACGCGGTCGCCTCGACTGGATTCTGGAGAACATCGCCCCCGGTGATCTTCTGCTGGTCTCGTTCGGACTGATCGACATGAAGCCCGGTGACGGACGCTTCACGGAGCCGTTCGGCGACTACCAGTGGTACCTGCGCAAGTATGTGCTGGGCGCCCGGGCGCGAGGGGCGCATCCGGTGCTGGTGACCAGCCACGAACGCCGGGTCTTCGACGACCACGGGAACATGCGGCGTCCGCTCGGGCTCTACCCGACCGCCATGCGTGAACTCGCCGCGGGCATGTCCGTACCACTCATCGATCTCAACGAGTGGAGCGTCAACTGGTGGCGCCAGGCGGGTGCAGAGGGGACCAAGCAGCTGTTCCTGTACACGGAACCTGGCGAGGAACCCAACTTCCCCGAAGGCATCGCCGACAACACCCATCTCCGTGGTCACGGTGCCATGGAGTGCGCCCGGTTCGTGGCGAGCGAGATGTGTGCCAATGGCGTACTGACCCCCAACCACTTCAGGAACCTGGAAGCGAAGATCCCTGAGTCGGTCGTGGAGTTCCTCGACGACGACGTCTTCGAGAAGTTGACCAAATCCCGGGTGGGCGGTCGCGTCGCATCCGCAGAGATGAGTGAGGCGTTGCTGTGA
- a CDS encoding glycosyltransferase: MSTPTDPGQFRISIVIGAFNASATLGRALESAVRQTHPHIEVIVVDDASTDGTLAVAQEYAARDPRVRIVERRRNSGGVGAPRNNGIAVATGHYLMFLDADDELPHKACESLLESALATGADITAGRALRVNLAKDEITIWQPQLYGTDRTVTGGLRAMPELFEDPITAAKLYRLDFLLDQGIRFPEEVFFEDTYFSTVAWYCARSVTLLATPVYRWIWERETDAPSITNRRGELRSIRDRVLVHQYADAFLVRNGAQDLLAHKAAKFLSHDLRLYTPELRAGDEAFRKGFAALVAPYLRTLPLDVYDLCGPLERVRAFSLMHGRVDLALTVSDYTQRRSVLSSDLVERNGKVYWSAALLGRPDAERFLDVTDLDLSGNSLADSRLFNQATLVEIQGSTLHVTGYIRNQFGRVGPKDKLELTAVLRRRSTKADYTFDVTGIDVDEEFIRYHTAVDLDSTLGAPGAAGNWNLFVQIRHGGERATTTVGVTGLDIEQQRYRGRDETFEMYRTISGNLALRPETAASQTTDHPRGTPWLWWQDKPAAESTFERAEEYAAALVVHCRNDEYNLYEFLSSLLAQREFAATQVIFVDDGSTDATAAQLADFAAFHANVEVVSQIALGARSSFDNGLRHVRAPYVTFARAQDILGENCMGRLVAAARRAKADVVVGDRDNFPGPRRYSDEPWKRYFEKGAPRAERLDDAPYVIFSSELGGKLFRTSLLRRHGLRSGQGPGFEGAWLAVPALLHARSVTTAPTAEFFERDPERRDSLFDLTWNDPVKTQELIRLCRHIIRLTERLNVRTGRLALRFVVRSMQPHLRNIHRIMSRTEIAGIFPALCDIYAQVPDDLILQYATTPMARLQHHAVRTGDYELFCDPYAKPEYRPDLLIDNAGMHRRLLQDRVETTLLRVDRQKAVLETLVVEGEYVRFEGLLVFGGVDISQLFSNRLELVLSDGTEEVPLTVEQVYRRDRWRARKEQDWFAGWRAVSRPGDLARLSNRDLTLRLRVHEGERRHDIQVEARQMLHRFKGVHRSGHARIRLTIAPDETVTLRRVSGVLRKTRFALSRMGEELRNSLPGRQGWRTRLLYWLMYPKLHGKDIWIIGEREDTAQDNSYHLFKWIRENEPKRRVYYAINGDAPDREKIDHLGRVVDRLSWKYRAYLLHATRLINAYDLEAYLGFPGLSKRAFLRGYGDLLRYKRVFLQHGVVYNDVVQSIHAQVTNVDMVLTTGRSERAYYAEHCGYGYDRVAATGLPRYDALTPVPGPRKILVMPTWRRDIVAPSYNKAAKPEIPFAASEYYRFFSALLRDERLLKALQHYGVELEFMPHYEIRPYLKHFRIDHPSITVSSTGRDVQLAMRECSMLVTDYSSVFFDVAYMGKPIVYTNFDDEAFYSKHYKRGYFDLARDGFGPACGRVDQAVDEIIASITRDFQVEPQYRRRAEEFFVLRDTNNCERAFDVIDSMDAAAGGDPGRMSAPLIMGRPTEHQREGV; encoded by the coding sequence ATGAGCACTCCGACGGACCCGGGGCAGTTCCGGATCTCGATAGTCATCGGCGCGTTCAACGCGAGTGCCACGCTCGGCCGGGCGCTGGAGTCCGCGGTACGCCAGACCCACCCCCACATCGAAGTGATCGTCGTCGACGACGCCTCCACGGACGGCACGCTCGCGGTCGCCCAGGAGTACGCCGCGCGCGACCCCCGGGTGCGCATCGTCGAGCGGCGGCGCAACAGCGGTGGTGTCGGCGCACCCCGGAACAACGGCATAGCCGTGGCCACCGGCCACTACCTGATGTTTCTCGACGCGGATGACGAACTGCCGCACAAGGCCTGCGAGTCACTCCTCGAGTCGGCACTCGCGACCGGCGCCGACATCACGGCGGGCCGCGCCCTGCGCGTCAACCTCGCCAAGGACGAGATCACGATCTGGCAGCCGCAGCTGTACGGCACGGACCGGACCGTCACGGGCGGTCTGCGGGCCATGCCCGAACTCTTCGAGGACCCGATCACCGCGGCCAAGCTCTACCGCCTCGACTTCCTCCTCGACCAGGGCATCCGCTTCCCCGAAGAGGTCTTCTTCGAGGACACCTACTTCTCGACCGTGGCCTGGTACTGCGCACGGTCCGTCACCCTGCTGGCCACTCCGGTCTACCGGTGGATCTGGGAACGGGAGACCGACGCCCCCTCCATCACCAACCGCCGGGGCGAGCTCCGCAGTATCCGCGACCGGGTACTGGTGCATCAGTACGCGGACGCCTTCCTCGTCCGCAACGGCGCCCAGGACCTCCTGGCGCACAAGGCGGCGAAGTTCCTCTCGCACGATTTGCGGCTGTACACGCCTGAGCTCCGGGCGGGCGACGAAGCGTTCCGCAAGGGGTTCGCCGCCCTCGTGGCACCGTATCTGCGCACCCTGCCGCTCGACGTCTACGACCTGTGCGGACCGCTGGAGCGGGTCCGTGCCTTCAGCCTCATGCATGGCCGGGTCGACCTCGCGCTGACCGTCTCCGACTACACCCAGCGCCGCAGTGTGCTCAGCTCCGACCTGGTGGAGCGCAACGGGAAGGTCTACTGGTCGGCTGCGCTGCTGGGCCGGCCGGACGCCGAGCGCTTCCTCGATGTCACCGACCTGGACCTCAGCGGCAACAGTCTGGCCGACTCCAGGCTGTTCAACCAGGCCACCCTGGTCGAGATCCAGGGCAGCACCCTCCACGTGACCGGCTATATCCGGAACCAGTTCGGTCGGGTGGGCCCGAAGGACAAGCTGGAGCTGACCGCGGTGCTGCGCCGCCGCAGCACCAAGGCGGACTACACCTTCGACGTCACGGGAATCGATGTCGACGAGGAGTTCATCCGGTACCACACCGCCGTGGATCTGGACTCCACATTGGGGGCCCCAGGCGCCGCCGGCAACTGGAATCTCTTCGTACAGATTCGGCACGGCGGTGAGCGCGCCACCACCACCGTGGGGGTGACCGGGCTCGACATCGAGCAGCAGCGCTACCGTGGCCGCGACGAGACGTTCGAGATGTACCGGACCATCAGCGGCAATCTCGCGCTGCGCCCGGAGACGGCGGCGAGCCAGACCACCGACCACCCGCGCGGCACCCCATGGCTGTGGTGGCAGGACAAGCCGGCTGCAGAGAGCACGTTCGAACGCGCGGAGGAGTACGCGGCCGCGCTTGTGGTGCACTGCCGCAACGACGAGTACAACCTGTACGAGTTCCTCAGTTCGCTGCTGGCACAGCGGGAGTTCGCGGCCACCCAGGTGATCTTCGTGGACGACGGTTCCACGGATGCCACCGCCGCCCAGCTCGCCGACTTTGCCGCGTTCCACGCGAATGTCGAGGTCGTCAGCCAGATAGCGTTGGGCGCACGCTCCAGTTTCGACAATGGGCTGCGCCATGTCCGGGCGCCGTACGTGACGTTCGCCCGCGCCCAGGACATCCTGGGCGAGAACTGCATGGGCCGTCTGGTCGCCGCCGCCCGTCGGGCCAAGGCCGACGTGGTTGTGGGGGACCGCGACAATTTCCCCGGGCCGCGCAGATACAGCGACGAACCCTGGAAGCGCTACTTCGAGAAGGGCGCCCCCCGGGCGGAGCGGCTCGACGACGCCCCCTACGTGATCTTCTCCAGTGAGCTCGGCGGCAAGCTGTTCAGGACCTCGCTGCTGCGCAGGCACGGGCTGCGCAGCGGCCAGGGCCCAGGCTTCGAGGGAGCGTGGCTCGCCGTGCCCGCGCTGCTGCACGCCCGCAGTGTGACCACCGCGCCGACGGCCGAGTTCTTCGAGCGCGACCCGGAGCGCCGGGACTCGCTCTTCGATCTCACGTGGAACGACCCGGTCAAGACCCAGGAGCTGATCCGGCTCTGCCGCCACATCATCCGGCTGACGGAGCGGCTGAACGTGCGCACCGGCCGGCTCGCGCTGCGCTTCGTGGTCCGCTCGATGCAGCCGCATCTGCGCAATATCCACCGGATCATGAGTCGCACCGAGATCGCCGGCATCTTTCCGGCCCTCTGCGACATCTACGCGCAGGTCCCGGACGATTTGATCCTCCAGTACGCGACGACCCCGATGGCTCGGCTGCAGCACCACGCCGTGCGGACCGGGGACTACGAGCTGTTCTGCGACCCGTATGCCAAGCCCGAATACCGGCCGGACCTGCTGATCGACAACGCGGGCATGCACCGCAGACTGCTCCAGGATCGGGTCGAGACCACACTGCTGCGGGTGGACCGTCAGAAGGCGGTGCTCGAAACCCTGGTCGTCGAGGGGGAGTATGTCCGCTTCGAAGGGCTGCTGGTCTTCGGCGGCGTCGACATCAGCCAGCTCTTCAGTAACCGGCTGGAGCTGGTGCTGAGCGATGGCACCGAAGAAGTTCCTCTCACGGTGGAACAGGTGTACCGGCGCGACCGCTGGCGGGCTCGCAAGGAGCAGGACTGGTTCGCGGGCTGGCGTGCTGTGTCCCGTCCTGGTGACCTGGCTCGTCTCTCGAACCGTGATCTGACGCTTCGGTTGCGTGTACACGAGGGCGAGCGACGCCATGACATCCAGGTCGAGGCCCGGCAGATGCTGCACCGGTTCAAGGGCGTGCACCGTTCCGGCCACGCCCGGATACGGTTGACCATCGCCCCCGACGAGACCGTGACGCTGCGCCGGGTCAGCGGTGTGCTCCGCAAGACTCGCTTCGCCCTGAGCCGCATGGGCGAGGAGCTGCGCAACTCCCTGCCCGGCCGGCAGGGCTGGCGTACCCGGCTGTTGTACTGGCTGATGTATCCGAAGCTGCACGGCAAGGACATCTGGATCATCGGCGAGCGTGAGGACACCGCGCAGGACAACTCGTACCACCTGTTCAAGTGGATCAGGGAGAACGAGCCCAAGCGCAGGGTGTACTACGCCATCAACGGCGACGCCCCGGACCGGGAGAAGATCGACCATCTGGGCCGGGTCGTCGACCGGCTCTCCTGGAAGTACCGGGCCTATCTGCTGCATGCCACCCGGCTCATCAACGCCTATGACCTGGAGGCATACCTCGGTTTCCCGGGTCTGTCCAAGCGGGCGTTCCTGCGCGGATACGGTGATCTGCTGCGTTACAAGCGGGTATTCCTGCAGCACGGCGTCGTCTACAACGACGTGGTGCAGTCCATCCACGCACAGGTCACCAACGTGGACATGGTGCTCACCACCGGACGTAGCGAGCGCGCGTACTACGCCGAGCACTGCGGCTACGGATACGACCGGGTGGCGGCCACCGGGCTGCCGCGATACGACGCTCTTACGCCGGTCCCCGGACCACGCAAGATCCTGGTCATGCCCACCTGGCGGCGCGACATCGTGGCCCCTTCGTACAACAAGGCGGCCAAGCCTGAGATCCCCTTCGCGGCCTCCGAGTACTACCGTTTCTTCTCCGCTCTGCTGCGTGACGAAAGGCTGCTGAAGGCTCTTCAGCACTATGGCGTCGAGCTGGAGTTCATGCCGCACTACGAGATCCGGCCGTACCTCAAGCACTTCCGGATCGACCACCCGTCCATCACGGTCTCGTCCACCGGCCGGGACGTGCAGCTGGCGATGCGCGAGTGTTCGATGCTCGTCACCGACTACTCGTCGGTGTTCTTCGATGTCGCTTACATGGGCAAGCCGATCGTCTACACGAACTTCGACGACGAGGCGTTCTACAGCAAGCACTACAAGCGCGGTTACTTCGACCTGGCACGGGACGGCTTCGGGCCGGCGTGCGGCAGGGTCGACCAGGCGGTGGACGAGATCATTGCCTCGATCACCCGCGACTTCCAGGTCGAGCCCCAGTACCGCCGCCGCGCGGAGGAGTTCTTCGTCCTGAGGGACACCAACAACTGTGAGCGGGCCTTTGACGTGATCGACTCCATGGACGCCGCCGCAGGCGGTGACCCGGGGCGCATGTCTGCCCCGCTGATCATGGGCCGGCCCACGGAGCACCAGAGGGAGGGTGTGTAG
- a CDS encoding CDP-alcohol phosphatidyltransferase family protein: MRKRKLSLRAVQKLTCKKRDAWWTVLLVDPVATRVLIRIARFGFITPNGVTWGALFVGLGSAGFFLRGDTQSLIIGAGLYHVSFILDCIDGKLARLKGNGTVFGGWLDYVFDRIRVLFCALALMGGQYLRTDSAWYLIAALVVVFLDMLRYVDALQIYKMRMSMRTKIEKLKDARHAAEAAQTAETPAEEPKVVFMEDLLRENPGVEAEILKQQADNVVDLHAQFRDRFPWYTRLRQAMLRSRVRPHLISGIEFQMFIFIIGPLVGQILWTTAVSAVLLGLFELVIMYKFWLSTRDFTRVVEELAPEPVVAGGSVADHLHAGRHRRAGLDQTSVGGIPVDQRFPAPEPHEDPGFQPYPEPRYDAGFLYGGHDGSAPAQTGYAGAAPILHAPVAHTDGRWPGAEEHLR, translated from the coding sequence ATGAGGAAGAGGAAGCTGTCTCTGCGGGCTGTCCAAAAGCTCACGTGCAAGAAGCGTGACGCCTGGTGGACCGTGCTCCTGGTAGATCCGGTCGCCACGCGCGTGCTCATCCGGATCGCACGCTTCGGATTCATCACCCCCAACGGCGTGACCTGGGGCGCCCTGTTCGTAGGCCTTGGCTCGGCAGGGTTCTTCCTCCGCGGCGACACCCAGTCGTTGATCATCGGAGCCGGCCTCTACCACGTCAGCTTCATCCTCGACTGCATCGACGGAAAGCTGGCCCGCCTGAAGGGCAACGGCACTGTCTTCGGCGGCTGGCTCGACTACGTCTTCGACCGCATCCGGGTGCTCTTCTGCGCGCTCGCCCTGATGGGCGGCCAGTACCTCCGTACGGATAGCGCCTGGTACCTGATCGCGGCGCTTGTCGTGGTTTTCCTCGACATGCTCCGGTATGTCGACGCCCTGCAGATCTACAAGATGCGCATGTCGATGCGTACGAAGATCGAGAAGCTGAAGGACGCCCGGCACGCTGCCGAGGCCGCGCAGACCGCCGAGACGCCGGCCGAGGAGCCGAAGGTCGTCTTCATGGAGGACCTGCTGAGGGAGAACCCCGGCGTCGAGGCGGAGATCCTCAAGCAGCAGGCCGACAACGTCGTGGATCTGCATGCCCAGTTCCGCGACCGATTCCCCTGGTACACCCGGCTGCGTCAGGCCATGCTGCGCAGCCGTGTGCGGCCGCACCTCATCAGCGGCATCGAGTTCCAGATGTTCATCTTCATCATCGGCCCGCTGGTCGGACAGATCCTGTGGACCACTGCTGTCTCCGCGGTCCTGCTCGGTCTCTTCGAGCTGGTGATCATGTACAAGTTCTGGCTCTCCACCCGCGACTTCACCCGGGTGGTCGAGGAACTGGCCCCCGAGCCCGTCGTCGCCGGCGGAAGCGTCGCGGACCATCTGCACGCCGGTCGCCACCGCCGCGCCGGCCTCGACCAGACGTCCGTCGGAGGCATTCCGGTGGATCAGCGCTTCCCCGCCCCCGAACCGCACGAGGACCCCGGCTTCCAGCCGTACCCCGAACCCCGTTACGACGCCGGCTTCCTTTACGGCGGACACGACGGGAGCGCTCCCGCCCAGACGGGCTACGCCGGTGCGGCTCCGATCCTCCATGCACCGGTTGCACACACTGATGGGCGCTGGCCGGGGGCCGAGGAGCACCTGCGATGA